CCAGCACAAACTCGACCGTCACGCGCGCCTGGTTGGCGCTAGGGTTACTGAGCAGTAGAAATTCTTCGAAATTATCGCTGGTGCGGCCATCGGCGAAGCGCCAGGTGTAGGCCGGCGATGTGGCGCCTGGGCCGGCGCTACCGGCGCCGCCGCTGTTCCAGTACAGCGCGCGCTCAACCGCCACCGGCCGGTCGGCCGTGACGGTGGTGGCGATGCCCAGCTCGGGCACGACCTCGTTGACCGGGATGGACAGGCGCGTAGTGGGCGGGATGGCATACTTACGCGTCAGCGAGGTGCCTGAGTCGGTCAGGAACGTGACTGCGACATTGGATGGCTGGGCGTTCGGGTTGAGCACCAGGATCGACATGCTGAACGGCGCCTGGGTGGTGCCTTCGGCGAAATACCAGTGCCGCGAGAGCGTGGCCATACCCGGCGAGGTATGCACGCCGCCGCTGTTGGCCGTGCTGCCGGGGCCGAAGATCATGGTGCGCTCGGCCACGATCGGCTCGGCCGCGACGATCCGCGTGCCGAAGCTGCTGCCCGGCAGCACATCGCCGACCGTCACGACCGTGCGCTGGAGCGGCGCGATCTCGACCGACTGCGCGGCAGTGGTGCCATCGCCGCGCATATAGGTGATCGCGGCCTTGACCTTGGCGCGCTGCGGGTTGAACAGCAGCAGGTAGGTCTTGCTCTCGCCTTCGGTCGAACCCTCAGCGAAATACCAGACCCGTGCGGGCTGGCGCACGCCCGGCCCACTGGTCAGGTCGTTGCCGAAGGTCATGAAGCGCTCGGCGATCACCGGCGCATTCGACTCGATGATCGCCGGCACGTCGCTGGTGTCGCTAAACTCGTTGTTCACGATCAGGTCGGCCCGGCCACCAGCCGGCACACTGGCATCGCGCAGCACGGCCGGGCCAGGCTGGCGCAGCAGGTTGAAGCGCACGCTGGCCGTGCCGCCGCCAGGGTTGAGCACCGCCAGCCGCTGGGCAAAGTTGAACGCGTTACCTTCGGCAAAGTACCAGCGCGCGCGCACGGTAGACTGGTCGGCGGCCTGGCGCAGCGAGTCGAGCTGGGCGCGCAGATCGGCCGATGGGTCGGCGGCTACCGGCACCAGCTCAGCGTGTGCGGCGATGTTCGGCCGGCTGGCGCCGGACACGCTGTGGCTACCGAGCGGTGTAATCTCATACGCCTGGCCGAGCCAGGCCAGCAAGCCAATCAGCGCGGCCCGTTGGGCATCGGCCGGCACCGAAGCGCCAATCAGCGCCACATGGATGGCGGCATCGCCGGCTGCGAAGCGATCGACCGTGGCGGTAGGGCCGCCGCTGCGGCCAACATACACCAGCCCGGCGCGGTCGATCACAAAGTGGAACGGCAGGTCGTCCCAGCCCAGCACCTGGGTGTCGTAGGCCGCCAGCGCACGCAGGAAAGGCGGCGTACTCACGACATCGTCGGAGCCGATCTGGTGCAGGATGATACCGCGCGGTTTCTGGCGCGTCACCGCTGTAGCGCTGATCGGCGCCCCCCAGCTCTCGCGCAGGGCCACCGCTGGCGCGGCAGTGAGTGTGGATGGGCCGTAGGGCGCCGGCACGCGCTGCTGGTCGGCCACGCGGTTAGGGCCGCTGGTCGTGTTGATGTAGCTCAGCGCAATCTCGCTAAGCACCGGCGTCGCATTGGCAACCGTAGTGGCCAGCGTGGCGCGCACCTGCAGCACGGCCATACCGGCCGGGAACGGCCGCACCGACTCAAGCGCGCTGGCGCCATCATTCTGCGATTGCGCATCGCCGGAAGCCAGCGTCTGCCAGGGCGTCAGATCCTCTTCCTTCGGCGAGGTGCCACCACGAATCTCGAGCGTCAGGCTAGTGCCGGGGGGCAGCTCGGCCTGCCAGCTGGCCCCGACCGCATTATACAGGAAGGCGGTGGTGCTCAACACCGAGGTATAGACTGCCTGCCGGCTGCCTTCGGCCAGGCGCAGCTCGCCGTCGGCGTTATTGCTAACCAGCAAGCCATCGCAGGTATCGCCAGGCCAGCTGGGCTGGCCGCCGCACGGGCTCGCGCGCCACTCAGCCACCTTGCTCAGCGCAAGCTTCCCGATCTGCACCGGCACCACCGGCTGTGCGGCCAGGATGGGCGAGCGCACGATCGTTCCGCCGGCTGCCAAAACCGCTAGGACGAAAACGAGCAACAAACGTCGCATCTCGTCTCCCGCAACTATTATGTATCCACAGATTGCGTCGATTGCACCGACTGGCAGGAGCTTCGTGTCACCTGGGTTGGTTGTGCAACTACCGGCGCGGCTACTGCGGTTTCAGCGCCGCGACCGTATACTGGTTGGCCGAGTCGTACAGCAGCCAGCCGCCAGGGCTGCCCGAATCTTCGACGGCCTTGATCTGCGCGCGCACCTCGGCCGGGCCATACTCGACAATCTGGTCGTCGGGCACCCAGGTGAGTGTGAAATCTTGCAGCCAGGGCCGCAGCTTGGCGCGCTTACCCTGCATCTGCTCGAGGCCCAGGCGCATGCTCTCGGCGATAATCTCGTACGGATGCTTGGCCGGGTTGTCGAAGCCGGCCGCGCCATTCCAGAAATGCGATGGATAGATCATCGGGCAGACGTAATCGGTATGCTCGCCCATGATCTTGATATCCTGGCCAATCAGCGATGCCGGCTGCCAGGCCGCCACACCAAACACATCGACCGAGAGAAACGCGCCAGCGCCGTTAATCGCGGCCTGCGACTGCCTGAGCATCTCGGCAATATTCTGATACTTCTCGTCGTTGGTCGCGTCGGGCTTCGAGAGCTTGAGCCGATCCTTGTCGTCGGCGGCGAATTCGAGCGACGGGAAGCGAATGTAATCGTAGTTAATCTCGTCGAAGCCCATGCGTGCCGCCTCGACCGACAGCTGGATGTTGTAGTCCCACACGTTGCGGTTCCATGGATCGAGCCAGGCGTAGCGAATGCCGGGGCCGGGGTAATCGGCAAACACCCCGCCGCTCTTGCTGTCTTGCGCGGCCCACTCGGGCCTGGCATCGGCCAGCACGTTGTCGTGGCTGAAGATGTGTACGCGGGCGATCGTATAGATTCCGCGCTTCTTGGCCTCGGCCAGGATCGCGCCAAGATCCATGATCGGGCGAGCCGTCTTCAGCTCTTTGACGATCGGCACCTGCGAGTCGTAGTAGATCAGCCCCAGGTCGTCGCGCAGATCCGATTTCAGGTCGATCACGATCGCGTTCAGCTCAGTCTTATCGATCGTGTCGAAGAATTTCATCAGCAGATCGGTATTCGAAGCCACGGCTGCGGTAACATACAGCGCCTTGGCCGCAAACGGCTCGAGCTTGATCGTATCGGGCACGCTGCCGGGCTTGATCTCGATCACGGCCTTGCGGTAGCCTGGCGCCAGCACCTGAATCACACCCTGCTCGGGCATGCCGTCGAGCGTGAACACACCGTCGCTGCTGTTGTCGATCCGCTGCATGGCCACCGAGTCGCTCTGCAGGTTCGGCGCGGCGATGATCGTTGCGTTCGCGATCGGCGCGCCGGTGGCTGCGTCGAGCAGCGTGCCTTTGAGCACATCGGGCCGCAGCACCGCGTCAAGCGTAGTCGTCTGCTCGAGCGGCTGAGTCAGCGCAGCGTAGCCATCGGCGCTAATCTCGATCGTTGTGCCGGCCGGCACACCCTCGAGACGATAGCGGCCGTCGGCGCCGGTGGTGGCGCTGAGCGCCTCGCCGGCTTTGATCAGCGCACCGGCAACCGGCTGGCCGGTATAGCGGTCGGTGACGTTGCCGCTCAGCGAGTTCGGTCGCAGCGCACTATCGAAGCTGACCTGCTGCTTGAGGTTTTGGGTCACGCCGTCGTAATTGCGGGCGCTCACCGACAGTGCAAAGCGCTCGGGCACGCCTACGATCGTGTAGCGGCCGTCGGCGCCGGTGGTGGCGCTGAGCACCTCGCTGGCTTTTACCAGCGCGCCGGCCAGTGGCTGGCGGCTGTAGGCGTCGGTCACAACGCCGCTGATCGTATTCGGCCGCAGGGTTGCATCGAGCGTAGCCGCCGGCGGGGTGGGCTTGGCCAGCTGCGGCTGCTCGGCCAGCGCGATCGTCACCGGCTCGTAGCCGGCGGCCGCGATCTGCAGGCTGGCATCCTGCCGCCAGCTCGCCAGCTGGTAGCGCCCGCCCGCGTCGGTGACGGCCTGGCTCGCGCCGATGTTGATCGTCGCCGACGAGACCGGCTTGCCGGTGTATGCGTCTACAATCGTGCCGCTGAGCGGCACCTCTGGCCCGCCGCAGCCAGCCAGCAAAACAGCAACAACGACTCCTACCAGAAGCTGGGGCGCACGGCGGAATCGAAAGAACATGACCATGGGGGCTTCTTCTCCTGAACGAGCGTGCGCGGCCGCGACAGCCGTCGCCGGCTTTGCGCCGGAGTTCCTGCGCGCTACACACCAGCCGCGAGCCAATCGCCGGCAGGTGCAGCTACCAGACACGCCATATGCCGCTTTGTCGCGCGGCAAAGCACTGCCAGCCTATTTTACAGGCTGGCCTATCATAAACGCCTGGCAAACGCTTGTCAAGCGCAATCGCGGCGTACACGCGCGCGCGGCCATGTGTAAGGAGAAGTTGAAGCGATCAGCCACCTCGCCGTGTACGCCGGCAGCCTCCCCCCACAAGCCTGAGCAGCTGCGCGTGGATGTACCTGTTCAGACGTACGAGGTTGGGACGCGGACGAGCACGGACGAACGCGGACGTAGAGTAAACTGCCCGCGTTCGCCCGCGTGTGCCTGCGTCCCTGTACCCCAACAGCGAACACCTTCGCGTGGATCAGCGTTTGACTTTGCGTGCGCCCTCGGCTATAATAGCGGGCGCGACGCCGAAGTGGCGGAATGGCAGACGCGACGGTCTCAAAAACCGTTGAGGGCGACCTCGTGTGGGTTCGACTCCCACCTTCGGCACCAGCCACATCCGCGGTATCGCACACATCACTATCGGGGCGTGGCTCAGCCTGGTAGAGCGCAGCGTTCGGGTCGCTGAGGTCGGTGGTTCGAATCCACTCGCCCCGACCAAACCCTCAGATCGGGAAGCGGTACACCGCTTCCCGATTTTTTGTTGCGCGCCCGCTGGTGCATACGCCTGGTGCTGCCGAACCGAAACGCGCGATCTGCACCACCCGCATGGGCCAGCAGATATTGCGACGTAGGCGCCGCACTCACTTTGTGCTATACTATTTTTAACCCGCGCTGCAGTTGTGCAGCGCGCCACCCACGGGGGCGATACCATGCGATTAGAACGGTTTACCGATAAGGCGCAAGAGGCATTTCAGGAAGCCCAAGAGATCATGCACGAGCAGCACCACACGCAGCTCGATGTCGAGCATATCTTTCTGGCCATGCTGCGCCAGCGCGAGGGCCTGACCAACCGCGCGCTCGGCCGCCTCGGCGTCGATACCGATACGATCTCGCAGCGCGTCGAGCGCGAGCTAGAGAAATCGCCCAAGGTGTACGGGCAGTACGGCTACGGCAACCAGGTCTATATCACACCACGCACCCAGCGCCTGGTCAAGCGCGCCGAAGAAGAGGCCACCCGCCTCAACGACCAGTATGTCGGCATCGAGCACCTGCTGATCGCGATCAGCGGCGAGCGCGAGGGCGCCTCGTCACGCATCCTCAACAGCTTCGGCATCGATCAAGAGCGCGTCTACCAGGCCCTGATGGATATTCGCGGCAGCCAGCGCGCCGATAACCCCGGCGCCGAGGGCCGCTACGAGATCCTCGGCAAGTACAGCACCGACCTGACCGAGCTGGCTAAGCAGGGTAAGCTCGACCCAGTGATCGGCCGCGATGCCGAGATCACCCGCGTGATCCGCATCCTGTGCCGCCGCACGAAAAATAACCCGGTGCTGGTGGGCGAGACGGGCGTCGGCAAGACGGCCATCGCCGAGGGGTTGGCCCAGCGCATCACCTCGGGCGATGTGCCACTGCCGCTCAAAGACCGCAAGCTGCTGGCGCTCGACCTGGCCGGCATGGTCGCCGGCTCGAAGTTCCGCGGCGAGTTCGAAGAGCGGCTCAAGGCCGTGATGGAAGAGGTGCGCGCGGCCCAGGGCCTGGTGATTCTGTTCATCGACGAGCTCCACACCGTAGTGGGCGCGGGCGCGGCCGCCGGCTCGATCGATGCCTCGAATATGCTCAAGCCCGGCCTCTCGCGCGGCGAGATGCAGGTGATCGGCGCGACTACGATCGATGAGTATCGTAAGCATATCGAGAAAGACGCAGCGCTCGAGCGGCGCTTCAGCCCGGTGTTCGTCGAAGAGCCGGATGTCGAGACTACGATCGAGATGCTGCGTGGCCTGCGCAAACGCTACGAAGAGCACCACGCGCTGACGATCTCCGACCAGGCGATCGAGGCGGCTGCCCGGCTTTCGAGCCGCTATATCGCCGATCGCTTTCTGCCCGATAAGGCGATCGACCTGATCGACGAGGCCTCGGCCAAGCTGCGGATCGACATCTACTCCATGCCGCCCGACCTGCGCGAACAAGAGTCCGAGCTTGAGCAGCTGCGCCGCGAGGAAGAAGACGCCGGCGCACGGCGCGAGTATGAGCGCGCCGCCACACTACGCGCGCGCTTCCTGCTGGTTGAGCAGGCCTTCAATACCGCCCGCGATATCTGGCTCAAGAGCTCGAACCTCGACGAGGTTGTCGATGAAGAAGACGTGGCCGCGATCGTGTCGAACTGGACTGGCGTGCCAGTCAGCCGCATGCTCGAGACCGAGCGCGAGAAGCTGGTGGATATGGAGGCGCGCCTGCACGAGCGCGTGATCGGCCAGCACGAGGCGATCGTGGCCCTCTCCGACGCGATCCGCCGCGCACGCAGTGGCCTGAAAGATCCCGGCCGGCCGATCGGTTCGTTCATCTTCGTCGGGCCGACCGGCGTAGGCAAGACTGAGCTGGCCAAGGCGCTGGCCGAGTTCATGTTCGATAGCGAAGATGCCATGACCCGCGTCGATATGAGCGAGTTCCAGGAGCGCCACACGGTCAGCCGGCTGATCGGCGCACCGCCCGGCTATGTTGGCTACGACGACGCCGGGCAGCTCACCGAGAGCGTGCGGCGGCGGCCCTACCAGGTGATCCTATTCGACGAGATCGAGAAGGCCCACCCCGACGTGTTCAACACGTTGCTCCAGGTGCTCGACGACGGCCGCCTGACCGATGGCCAGGGCCGCACGGTCGACTTCCGCAACACCGTGGTGATCATGACCTCGAATGTCGGCACCGAGCACGTGCGCCAGCAGAGCATCGGCCTGGTGCGCCAGCACGACCGCAACGCCGAAGACGCGGCGCGCGAGCGCGTCCACGAAGCGCTGCGCCAGGCCTTCCGGCCTGAGTTCCTGAACCGCATCGACGACATTATCGTGTTCCACGCGCTTACCGAGGCCGAGCTAACCCAGATCGTCGATCTGCTGGTGGCCGAGGTGGCCGACCGCCTGCGCGAGCAGGGCATCGGCCTCGAGCTGACCCAGCCGGCCAAGGCGTTGCTGGTGCGCGAGGGCTATGTGCCGGCCTACGGCGCGCGCCCGCTACGCCGCACCATCCAGCGCCTGATCGAGACACGGCTCTCGCGCGATATTTTGAAGAACTCGTTCAAGGCCGGCGATGTGATCCTCGTCGATACCAACGGCACCGAGCTGACCTTCGATAAGCGCGAGACGCTCGAGCTGAGCCAGAAGAAGCCGGCCGCGCCGCTGGGAGCGTAGGCGGTATATACGCCCCAGCGGCTATGCCCCGCGCGCTCGTTCTGAGCGCGCGGGGCTTTTTGGTGCGCCCCGCGCGTGGGCGCGCCGGGTACGCGCGGCCGCTCAGACCCCGAATCGCTAGGGCGTATCGAACGCCGGGTGCCCAATGATCTGCGTGGTGGCGTCGCCAGTGATATGCGCGTGCGCCGACCAGCGTTTGAGCGTGCCGGCCCACTCGCCATCCGCCTCGGCCAGCTCGATCTCGGTAATCGAGCAATTGCGGCTCGGCTGGCGCATCAGCGCGGGCAGGTCGATCGCGCGACAGATTCCCTGAAGCGTAAAGGTGAAGATGCCGCCGTGGCCAACGATAATCACGCGCTGGCCCGCGCGGCCGCGTAGCGCGATGCCAAGCCCGGCGCGCATGCGCCCCAGCAGCTCGTGATAATTCTCGCCGGCTGGGAAGCGCTGCTCGGGCCGGCCCTCGAACCACGAGCGCACAATCCGATCGTGCTCGGCCCAGACCGCATCGGTCGGCGGCATGCCCTCGAGCGCACCGACATTGACCTCGCGGAACTGCTCGACGACCGTGGGCGCCCGGCCGATCGCCGCCCCAATGATCTCGGCCGTCTCGACTGCGCGCCTGAGCGGCGAGGCGTAGATCGCATCGATCGGGTGATCGCGAAAAAACGCGCCGGTCTGCTGCGCCTGCAGCACGCCTTTAGGCGTCAGTGGGTAATCGACGGCACGGTGCGAGAACTCGCGGGTGAGGTTGGCGAGATTTTCACCGTGGCGAACCAGGTAGATCGTATTCATGGGTTTAGTTGGTTGCTCCTTGGTGGGTGGCCGCGTGGCGTCGATCATACCACATTCGTGGTGCTGTGGTGCTCGGGGCCTACGCGGCCCCGCACCCTGCGGCGCGTGCCCCCGAGACGCATGCGGGGGCTCCGCGCCCCCGTACCCTGCGGCAGGGGCCGGCGGCGGCCCCTGTACCCGGCTCGGTCTGCGCGCTATGCACTACGCCCGAGCCCCCCTCCATGTCGGCCGAGCAGGAGCCTATGGTTCTTCAAGTGGGAGCGCGATTAATACTTGGGCATCCATTGCTAATCGTCCCGACGATATCTATTTTGGAGAGTGGAATAAGAAATCTGATACCAACTCAAACTACATCGATCCTGGTTACTGGATAAATAACCAGCGGCACCACCAGTATGATGTCAATGTCGTACTGCCCACCTCAGGGTGGGGCAGAGTGTCAGGAAAAACTGTCAATCCAATATGCTCACAGGGTCATGTTGCAGGTAATGGGTATGGCGATGGAGTACCCAATAGTTGCCCATGATAGGATTTCGGTTATGGTAGTATGTAGTAAAAAGAAGAGGCTAACATGAGCAGACCTACTGGTCATACACTGACCACCCACCGCCTGATCCGGCGTATTGCCATACTTTCAGTCTCCCTTAGCCTAGCACTGATTTCTGCCTGCGGGGTTTCAGATAGGGGTACATCGGCTGGTACCTCGAATATCCCGACACCGGTTGTCATGCCAAATACAACTGACGCAATACAAAGCCCTGAAACAGCAGTGCAAGTTCAGAATGTCAAATTGCGGAAAGTCCATGTGGATAAAACACTAAAAGGCTGGGTATTGACAGATCAGGGTGTTCTCTGGACTGACAACTTTACCCATAACTTAAAGGATAAAACTCTCCCTCCCCAAGTAAAACCTGACGAGATTGGGGATGTATTCTTTCTTGACGAACAACACAGCTGGCTAGTCCTCAATCGTCTGCGCCCGGGGGCGACTAACCCTGCGGATCTTCTGGTGCTACGATCAACCGACAACGGGCAGAGTTGGCTACGAAGCAGCCTCTATCCAGATTACCGAGAGTATGTCGATCAACCAGGCGAAGTCGCTGGAGTTGAGTTTGTTGATCCGCAGCACGGATGGGTAATGCTTAGAAATGTCAGCAGCGCAGCTGTCGATAAAGGCTTGTTGTTTCGTACTACAGACGGAGGGGAATCCTGGAGTCGTGTCTCAGCACCATCAGGTCAGCCAGTTCACTTCATTAGTCAACAGGACGGCTGGACTACCAATATTCCGCTGGCTCTGTTGTATGCTACCCACGATGGAGGCATAACTTGGGAGAAACAGGCACTGCCACAAATAGCCGAGCCAACACCCAATGGCATAATTCCAAGTTATGAGCTTCCGACATTCTTCAACGATCAGGAAGGTATACTCCCAGTCACTCTCGCTGGCGAACAGCAATCAATCAGCTTTTATACAACCCAGGACGGGGGGCGCTCCTGGAACTTGGCCGCGCAAGAGGCGACACTGCTACCAGGATCACCGTTTGGAACAATGCCAACGGCGGTCATTACCGCCCAAGAATGGATGTTGTTTCTGCCAAATGGGAAGGTACGCAAAACAAGTGATAGTGGGAAGCACTGGGATGAGCAAGATGTTCCAAGCTTGGCGGCAGGGATAACCAATGTCAGCTTTGCTTCCCAAGCACAAGGCTGGGGGCTAAGCTCTGTCGGTAAATGCGCCGCACCTAAATCGCAGTGTAGCATCCAAACGCAAATCATGATAACCGAGGACGGCGGACATACTTGGACAGCAACGGCAACGTTCACCAATCCAAGCTAGCATTAGTAGCTCTAGTAAGATGTTATGCTGCTCACGGGTTACGATTAGACGCTCAGCTATCTCGCTTGTGCTCAAGTGAGTGTAAAGCGCATGTCCAAACCTTAGCCGTGCGCAGTATAGTAGCTGAACTACCAGCACGATACCACCTGTTGATAGTTCATTTTGTAACTCACGGCACCCTATCTTCGCCATTCAGCAGGGAAGGGGGCTGTGTCTCCTGTACCGCATCACCATCCCCTTACGTGAGGGTATACCTAGCGCCCTACCTCTGTGTTCTCTATGCCTCTTTGGCAAATTAGGCAGCTAGACGCCTAGAGTCGGTCGAGCGCCGGGTGGCCGATGATGGTGGCGTCGCCAGTGATATGCGCGTGCGCCGACCAGCGTTTGAGCGTGCCGGCCCACTCGCCATTCGTCTCGGCCAGCGCGATCTCGGTAATCGAGCAATTGCGGCTCGGCTGGCGCATCAGCGCGGGCAGGTCGATCGCGCGACAGATTCCCTCGTGGCCAACGATAATCACGCGCTGGCCCGCGTCCCCGTACCCTGCGGCAGGGGCCGCCACGCATGCGGGGGCGACGCGCCCCCGAACCCCGCGGCAGGGGCCGCCGCCGGCCCCTGCACCCCGCCGCCGGGGTTTCACCCCGGACCCCCTATTTCAGGCTCTCGCAGCCCGATCGCCCGGCGCGCATGCCTTTGGGCAGCCCGAGCGATCGTTAGCACACGCATACGTGCTTCAGTGCGCACCACCTGAAGCACTTGGCCAGGGCATGAGTCGATGTGCATAGGGTTGGGATGGCCTCGCTTGCCGGAGGGGTTTTAGGGGAACCGGCTCGGTTCCCTTAATCGGGGGCACGGGGGCGAAGCGCCCCGAAAACCTCTCGCGGGAGCACGGGGGCGCATAGCCCCGAAGCGGGGGCACGGGGGCGAAGCGCCCCGGAAAGCCTCAGCCGGGGCACGCGGGCGCAGCGCCTCGTAAGGGCGGATCGATGTATCCGCCCTCAGCCGGGGCACGGGGGCGCATAGCCCCGAAGCGGGGGCACGGGGGCGCATAGCCCCGAAGCAGGGGCACGGGGGCGCAGCGCCTCGTAAGGGCGGATCGATGTATCCGCCCTCAGCCGGGGGCACGGGGGCGCAGCACCCCGAACAACCCACATACCGATCGTGAAATCAACCACAACCTTCCATTGACGCTATCCAGCCAGCCCGGTATAATACTGGCGAGCACTCAGAGGCGCGCCGCCATGCACAATAGGACGAAACAATGAGCGACCATACGCTGGTGATCCGGCTGTGCGAACCCGACGACACACCGCTGATCGTGCCCATGATCCAGGCTCAGGTCGCGGCATCGGGCCGCACCGCGCCCGACCCGGATGCGCTGGGCGAGATCGTGCATGCCCTGCTGATCAGCCAGTTCAGCGACTTTCTGCTGGCCGAGGGCCAGGGCCGGACACTCGGCGTACTACAGATCAACTATCGGCTTTCGACCTGGGATATCGCGTCGTACGCGGTGATCGAAGATTTCTACCTGGCGCCCGAGGCGCGCGGGCGCGGCGTGGGCACGCGCATGCTCGAGTACGCGTGCGCGCGCGCCGAGGGCCGTGGTGCCCACTTCGTCCAGGCAGCAGTACAGCCCAACGATCGCGCGGCACGCCGCGTGTACGAGGCCTTCAGCTTTAGCCCAACCAGCCAGGAGCTCTGGCGCAGCCAACTGCCACTCGGCTGCTCGACCAATTTCGACACGTCAGTGGCCAACCCACAAAGTGAGTAACCAGATTTTATGAGCGACAAACGTACCGTACCGGGCCGCGCCCAGCGCGGCCGTGGAACTCCCACAAAGCCGCGCGGCATCTCGATGCCGCTGTTCTACGCCCTGCTTGTGCTGATCGCCATTGGCGGCGCGATCGTGCTGCTCAGCAACACCGCAACCCCGCGCACCAACACCCAGGCCGGCGCAACCGGCAGCGGCCAGATCGTCAGCTCGATCCCGCTCGAGAGCCTGCCAACTCGCGGCCAGGCCAGCGCGCCGGTGACGGTGATCGAGTTTGCCGACTACCAGTGCCCGGCCTGCGGCGTGTTCGCCACGACGCTCGAGCCGGCGATCATCAAGGATTATATCGACACCGGCAAGGTCAAGATGGTCTTCCACGACTTCCCGCTAAGCCAGCACAAGAATGCCGTGCCCGCCGCCGAGGCCGCGCGCTGCGCCGGCGACCAGGGTGCCTACTGGCCAATGCACGATCTGCTGTTTGCCAAGCAGGCCGAGTGGGAGAACAGCGCGCCGCCGGCCGATCTGTTCGCCGGCTACGCCCAGCAGCTGAAGCTCGACCGCGGCGCCTTCGAGCAGTGTACCAACGGCCGCACCCACCAGCAGTCCATCCAGGCAGCCTACCAGGCTTCGGTCAAGGCCGGCATCAACCAGACGCCCACCTTCGTGGTCGATGGCAAGGCCTACGACTACAACCAGCTACGCGGGGCGATCGACGCCGCACTCGCCGCCAAGAAATAAGTTAGCACGAAAGACGACGAGCGTTGTGCGCATGGCACAGCGCTCACCACGTAACACTATGCTGCACGACTCGCCCTACGCGCGCATGGCCATCGCGATTATGTCGCTGCTGGGCCTGCTCGACGCTGCGTACCTCTCGCTCGAGCGCCTGACCGGCGGCCAGGTGGCCTGCCCGGTCGGTGGCGGCTGCGAGGTGGTGCAGAACAGCGCGTACGCGCTGTTCATGGGTG
The sequence above is drawn from the Candidatus Kouleothrix ribensis genome and encodes:
- a CDS encoding DsbA family protein; the protein is MSDKRTVPGRAQRGRGTPTKPRGISMPLFYALLVLIAIGGAIVLLSNTATPRTNTQAGATGSGQIVSSIPLESLPTRGQASAPVTVIEFADYQCPACGVFATTLEPAIIKDYIDTGKVKMVFHDFPLSQHKNAVPAAEAARCAGDQGAYWPMHDLLFAKQAEWENSAPPADLFAGYAQQLKLDRGAFEQCTNGRTHQQSIQAAYQASVKAGINQTPTFVVDGKAYDYNQLRGAIDAALAAKK